One Pyrus communis chromosome 4, drPyrComm1.1, whole genome shotgun sequence genomic region harbors:
- the LOC137732046 gene encoding uncharacterized protein isoform X1, whose protein sequence is MFTLKDKVTQKLSRLFADAPNSPSSSSLPSPLDDNDHPPEARLYSTGGKYLPSYFSCPSVGFGGSTSNKHQSTIVSNGDFESQDESVHRYVECRSPPGENKETENNCENDDDRASGGSTSGSEVFEEAADQQSLQKQLPLLMDDSVFISSDLHEFLLSSLPNIVKGCQWVLLYSTAKHGISLRTLIRKSSELSGPCLLIAGDRQGAVFGGLLEGPLKPTSKRKYQGTNQTFVFTTIYGEPRLFRPTGANRYYYMCMNDLLALGGGGNYALCLDGDLLSGTSGSCETFGNLCLAHNGEFELKNVELWGFTHVSRYLT, encoded by the exons ATGTTTACATTGAAAGACAAAGTTACACAGAAGCTCTCACGTCTATTTGCCGATGCACCCAACTCgccgtcttcttcttctcttccttcCCCACTCGACGACAACGATCATCCTCCTGAG GCCAGGCTGTATTCTACAGGGGGTAAATATTTGCCTTCATACTTTTCCTGTCCATCGGTAGGCTTTGGTGGATCCACTTCAAACAAGCATCAATCAACAATTGTTAGTAACGGCGACTTTGAATCCCAAGATGAATCCGTTCATAGATATGTAGAATGTCGTTCCCCACCAGGTGAGAACAAGGAAACAGAAAACAATTGTGAAAACGATGATGACCGTGCTTCTGGAGGGAGCACCAGTGGTTCTGAGGTATTTGAAGAAGCAGCTGACCAGCAGAGTCTACAGAAGCAACTACCACTTCTCATGGATGACTCGGTCTTTATTTCCTCAGACCTGCATGAATTCTTACTGTCGTCACTTCCTAATATAGTGAAAGGGTGCCAATGGGTTTTGCTGTATAG TACGGCGAAACATGGTATATCACTGCGCACACTTATCCGCAAAAGCTCTGAGCTTTCTGGTCCTTGTTTGCTG ATTGCTGGAGATAGGCAAGGTGCTGTATTTGGTGGACTTCTAGAGGGGCCCTTGAAACCTACGTCAAAGAGAAAATATCAA GGAACAAACCAAACATTTGTTTTCACGACCATATATGGAGAACCAAGGCTGTTTAGGCCAACAG GAGCCAACCGGTATTATTACATGTGTATGAATGACTTGCTAGCTCTTGGGGGAGGTGGTAACTATGCTCTATGCCTAGATGGAGATTT GTTAAGCGGAACAAGCGGATCATGTGAAACATTTGGGAACTTATGCTTGGCGCATAACGGAGAATTTGAGTTGAAGAATGTTGAG CTTTGGGGTTTTACACACGTGTCACGGTACCTTACATGA
- the LOC137732046 gene encoding uncharacterized protein isoform X2, whose translation MHPTRRLLLLFLPHSTTTIILLRLYSTGGKYLPSYFSCPSVGFGGSTSNKHQSTIVSNGDFESQDESVHRYVECRSPPGENKETENNCENDDDRASGGSTSGSEVFEEAADQQSLQKQLPLLMDDSVFISSDLHEFLLSSLPNIVKGCQWVLLYSTAKHGISLRTLIRKSSELSGPCLLIAGDRQGAVFGGLLEGPLKPTSKRKYQGTNQTFVFTTIYGEPRLFRPTGANRYYYMCMNDLLALGGGGNYALCLDGDLLSGTSGSCETFGNLCLAHNGEFELKNVELWGFTHVSRYLT comes from the exons ATGCACCCAACTCgccgtcttcttcttctcttccttcCCCACTCGACGACAACGATCATCCTCCTGAG GCTGTATTCTACAGGGGGTAAATATTTGCCTTCATACTTTTCCTGTCCATCGGTAGGCTTTGGTGGATCCACTTCAAACAAGCATCAATCAACAATTGTTAGTAACGGCGACTTTGAATCCCAAGATGAATCCGTTCATAGATATGTAGAATGTCGTTCCCCACCAGGTGAGAACAAGGAAACAGAAAACAATTGTGAAAACGATGATGACCGTGCTTCTGGAGGGAGCACCAGTGGTTCTGAGGTATTTGAAGAAGCAGCTGACCAGCAGAGTCTACAGAAGCAACTACCACTTCTCATGGATGACTCGGTCTTTATTTCCTCAGACCTGCATGAATTCTTACTGTCGTCACTTCCTAATATAGTGAAAGGGTGCCAATGGGTTTTGCTGTATAG TACGGCGAAACATGGTATATCACTGCGCACACTTATCCGCAAAAGCTCTGAGCTTTCTGGTCCTTGTTTGCTG ATTGCTGGAGATAGGCAAGGTGCTGTATTTGGTGGACTTCTAGAGGGGCCCTTGAAACCTACGTCAAAGAGAAAATATCAA GGAACAAACCAAACATTTGTTTTCACGACCATATATGGAGAACCAAGGCTGTTTAGGCCAACAG GAGCCAACCGGTATTATTACATGTGTATGAATGACTTGCTAGCTCTTGGGGGAGGTGGTAACTATGCTCTATGCCTAGATGGAGATTT GTTAAGCGGAACAAGCGGATCATGTGAAACATTTGGGAACTTATGCTTGGCGCATAACGGAGAATTTGAGTTGAAGAATGTTGAG CTTTGGGGTTTTACACACGTGTCACGGTACCTTACATGA
- the LOC137732282 gene encoding uncharacterized protein, with protein sequence MWRRAGLSSGLNLRKLSTAVRRRIEDEGDWSYASEWWGEESEGHTVLRSTSDKGNGVVSVIAYPSSKPSELHWASTERWLQQRYEEIQECRQNNERFRVLGYQWRALRFNDDTRQSTVKVLAAYLRSEPESIALMQQPHCLAVPYLKSMLAAGLATIASCNYNLMNAVTGTENIRILCIGQGGGSLPLFLASKIQGAIVDVVEIDPLVISASVRAMGFPAFSIMTPSGKRAVSPNTMDTVMWKGIHERLFLHESDAEDFILNTTIQYDMVFVDAYDGEDIFPRKLWDPHSPFLKALSSRLHPDHGTVVVNLHSDSDILNPDGSAPSVLQQTLPMGKYVSRVCQAYKDVVVGGKDSGLGFTVSVPWVCNSSLVVCRGFVVTGGDCNRDVIMEALISKSFELENVLNLPFSCFEYIKRGFILVD encoded by the exons ATGTGGCGCAGAGCTGGATTGAGCTCGGGACTGAACCTCCGGAAGCTCTCAACCGCAGTACGACGTCGTATCGAGGACGAAGGCGACTGGTCCTACGCCTCGGAGTGGTGGGGGGAAGAATCCGAAGGCCACACCGTCCTCCGCTCCACATCCGACAAAGGCAATGGCGTTGTCTCAGTCATCGCCTATCCTTCCTCAAAACCCAGCGAGCTCCATTGGGCGTCGACAGAGAGATGGCTGCAGCAAAGGTACGAAGAGATACAGGAGTGCCGTCAGAACAACGAGAGATTCAGAGTGCTCGGATATCAATGGCGCGCTCTCCGCTTTAACGACGACACCCGCCAGAGCACCGTTAAGGTTTTGGCTGCCTATCTGCGATCGGAACCGGAATCGATTGCCCTTATGCAGCAGCCTCATTGCTTGGCTGTTCCTT ATCTTAAGAGCATGTTAGCAGCTGGGTTGGCCACTATAGCATCCTGTAATTACAATCTCATGAACGCGGTGACTGGGACCGAAAATATTCGTATATTGTGCATTGGTCAGGGTGGCGGAAGCTTACCGTTGTTTTTGGCTAGTAAAATTCAAG GTGCTATTGTTGATGTAGTTGAAATCGACCCTCTCGTTATCTCAGCCTCAGTTCGAGCCATGGGATTTCCGGCTTTCTCAATTATGACTCCATCAGGCAAGCGTGCCGTGTCACCCAATACCATGGATACCGTTATGTGGAAAGGCATCCACGAGAGGCTGTTCCTCCATGAATCCGATGCCGAGGATTTCATCCTCAACACCACCATTCAGTATGATATGGTCTTCGTTGATGCTTATGATGGGGAAGACATATTCCCACGCAAGTTATGGGATCCACATTCCCCATTTCTAAAAGCCCTCAGCAGCCGGCTTCACCCAGATCATGGCACAGTTGTGGTGAACCTTCATTCAGATTCTGATATCTTGAACCCTGACGGTTCTGCACCATCCGTTTTGCAGCAAACTTTGCCAATGGGAAAGTACGTCTCGAGGGTTTGCCAGGCATACAAGGACGTGGTAGTGGGAGGGAAAGATTCGGGTTTGGGTTTTACAGTTTCAGTTCCGTGGGTGTGCAATTCTTCTCTGGTCGTGTGCAGAGGTTTTGTGGTAACGGGTGGGGATTGCAACAGGGATGTGATCATGGAGGCTCTGATATCCAAATCATTTGAATTGGAAAATGTACTCAACTTACCATTCTCCTGTTTTGAATATATAAAGAGAGGTTTTATACTTGTTGATTAA